In the Leptospira limi genome, one interval contains:
- a CDS encoding EAL domain-containing protein, producing MQIESESHKLVREWKEWLASGELTPVFQPILSSESTGIYGYELLGRLSTDQGLFSLGDFFLTHTLGYDELFFLKKQVDEEIRFSALQKFAKEAPPETKLFLNISPNILYHALLNLETTLPQTIRMVREVELDPSRIVIEITEERFPHNLELLKPVLNLYRNEGFSIAVDDAGSEASNLDRIGLFHPEIIKVDLQMLRRSTFSRNFKEILLNLSKLGESLGSSLLFEGIESEDELYNALNYGARYIQGYYFAKPEMNFSGRFEYRSEMQSSLEYFHSRKQKEMNHQIEWETIWKNKLSEIVMGFGEEDGIWEWKENFSTSVFGDGDFFRMYITNHMGFQVSPNYARSETGEMKPDYSILGKNWSFRPYFFEHLHKSKTSRDAWTLSQMYHDISERMMLRTFARNLSENLILFIDVIVSRS from the coding sequence ATGCAAATAGAAAGTGAAAGTCATAAACTGGTTCGCGAGTGGAAAGAGTGGCTTGCCAGTGGAGAACTCACACCCGTTTTCCAACCTATCTTATCCTCAGAATCCACTGGAATTTATGGTTATGAACTGCTCGGCCGATTGTCCACTGACCAAGGTTTATTCAGTTTAGGTGATTTTTTTCTCACTCATACCTTAGGTTATGATGAATTGTTTTTTTTGAAAAAACAGGTGGATGAAGAAATTCGATTTTCTGCCTTACAGAAATTTGCAAAAGAAGCACCTCCCGAAACCAAACTTTTTTTGAATATCTCGCCGAACATTTTGTACCATGCTCTCCTCAATTTGGAAACAACCTTACCTCAGACCATTCGGATGGTGAGAGAAGTGGAACTTGATCCTTCTAGGATCGTGATTGAAATTACCGAAGAACGTTTTCCACATAATTTGGAACTTTTAAAACCTGTTCTCAATTTATACAGAAACGAAGGATTTTCCATCGCCGTAGATGATGCTGGTTCGGAGGCAAGTAACTTAGATAGAATCGGTTTATTTCACCCTGAGATCATCAAAGTAGATTTACAGATGTTACGTAGGTCTACTTTTTCCAGAAATTTTAAAGAGATCTTACTCAACTTATCAAAATTAGGTGAGTCACTTGGCAGTAGTTTGTTATTCGAAGGGATAGAATCGGAAGATGAATTATACAACGCTTTGAATTACGGAGCCAGGTACATCCAAGGGTATTACTTTGCAAAACCCGAGATGAATTTTTCTGGCCGATTTGAATACAGATCGGAAATGCAATCTTCTTTGGAATACTTCCATTCACGAAAACAAAAAGAGATGAACCACCAAATTGAATGGGAAACCATTTGGAAAAATAAACTTTCTGAAATTGTAATGGGGTTTGGGGAAGAAGATGGGATTTGGGAATGGAAAGAGAATTTTTCCACATCTGTTTTTGGAGATGGGGACTTTTTTCGGATGTACATTACCAACCATATGGGGTTCCAAGTATCACCCAATTATGCGAGGTCAGAAACCGGTGAAATGAAACCTGATTATTCCATCTTGGGAAAAAACTGGTCGTTTCGACCTTATTTTTTTGAGCACTTACATAAATCCAAAACAAGTCGAGATGCGTGGACTCTCTCTCAAATGTACCATGATATTTCCGAAAGGATGATGTTACGGACATTTGCTAGAAACTTGTCCGAAAATTTGATATTATTTATCGATGTGATCGTGTCTCGAAGCTGA
- the tmk gene encoding dTMP kinase encodes MPVKSQFFVFEGIDGSGKTTVSKRVSEILNEKLFPNVWHREPTDSVFGQKIREFLQGKIKLTQEEQLKLFLQDRELSVQDVILPTLKNGKSIVQDRYYFSTAAYQGRDEEHAADILYMNEDKGFPEPNNVYFLDLSPEEALERRNTRGGKQEVFDESSEQTRIYQNYLAILPESTIFVDATADLEEVVNFCVEDILKSLSV; translated from the coding sequence ATGCCAGTAAAGTCGCAGTTTTTTGTCTTCGAAGGGATCGATGGTTCAGGGAAAACAACAGTTTCAAAGAGGGTTTCTGAAATTCTAAATGAAAAATTGTTCCCAAATGTATGGCACAGAGAACCTACCGATAGTGTTTTCGGTCAGAAAATCAGAGAATTCCTCCAAGGGAAAATCAAACTCACCCAAGAAGAACAATTAAAACTATTTTTACAAGACAGAGAACTATCAGTACAGGACGTCATCTTACCAACGTTAAAGAATGGTAAATCAATTGTGCAAGACAGGTATTATTTTTCAACTGCAGCTTACCAAGGTAGAGACGAAGAACATGCTGCGGACATTTTGTACATGAATGAGGACAAAGGTTTCCCAGAACCAAACAATGTTTATTTTTTAGATTTATCTCCAGAAGAAGCCCTAGAGAGAAGGAATACTCGTGGGGGAAAACAAGAAGTATTTGATGAAAGTTCCGAACAAACCCGAATTTACCAAAACTATCTGGCAATTTTACCTGAATCGACAATTTTTGTAGATGCAACTGCCGATTTAGAGGAAGTTGTTAACTTTTGTGTTGAGGATATTTTAAAATCACTTTCTGTTTGA
- a CDS encoding B12-binding domain-containing radical SAM protein produces the protein MAKIQFLQLPVPPPSYFAATGNVPLAAASLASCLESKEDPIQGIVPSVISPEDTDSLGDKDLIDRICKEGPDFLGLSLYLWNTERSLFIAKEVKKRNPEIQILIGGPEVNEDNPYVLGEDGYDIAVSGEAEHNFRSLMKALLNKESLENVENVAYRKKDGFLSSFGIPSPANFPLTDFPSPYTTGHLLVNPKRSTYLETVRGCKSQCTYCFYPKSSQNLRTLDIKETIQLISNLKEKGARELVFLDPTFNHRPGFDSFLDAIAEVNSDGQMTMFAELRSEGVTPKLATKLRKAGFNRIELGLQSVNEETLKRVKRYGSPHKVAEVAKMLAGEGIDLLLDLIIGLPGDTPDDVERGIHFFLEHGLGEWVQAFPLSVLPGTSMRKDAIREGLVYMPTPPYRIIQTPTFSPEALRDSVYFAEDLLERRLDEFPRPFLCDVAPNKKDRFDWYPKDKKQTEFDFLETIERGSRHQSLWFHTDSLSKDRMEILSVIERKIEAEPFCTIDFVIPLLDVPKPNEILALENLLHSKRNSYLAKTLEYRGENLQHRLVFVIPHGKESLRNWRDSFTGEESFLVYETIVPETISKIDPDDSFFYLVSGDTISTKDWELLKEMDPETITFTSRKWEERWSMEVLGYGEL, from the coding sequence ATGGCAAAAATCCAGTTTTTGCAGTTACCCGTTCCTCCGCCGAGTTATTTTGCGGCCACAGGGAATGTTCCCCTAGCAGCTGCTAGTTTGGCAAGTTGCCTTGAATCCAAAGAAGATCCGATCCAAGGGATTGTCCCTTCCGTTATTTCTCCTGAAGACACCGACTCTTTAGGGGATAAAGACTTAATTGACCGAATCTGCAAGGAAGGCCCTGATTTTTTGGGACTCTCTTTGTATTTATGGAACACGGAACGAAGCCTTTTTATAGCCAAAGAAGTTAAAAAGAGAAATCCGGAGATCCAAATCCTAATCGGTGGACCTGAAGTAAACGAAGACAACCCCTATGTACTTGGTGAGGATGGGTATGATATTGCTGTTTCAGGAGAAGCAGAACATAATTTTCGCAGTTTAATGAAAGCTTTGTTAAACAAAGAATCGTTAGAGAATGTAGAAAATGTTGCCTATCGAAAAAAAGATGGTTTTTTAAGTTCATTTGGAATTCCATCACCAGCTAACTTTCCATTAACGGATTTCCCATCTCCCTATACAACCGGTCATTTACTTGTGAATCCAAAACGGTCCACTTACTTAGAAACAGTGAGAGGTTGTAAGTCACAATGTACGTATTGTTTTTATCCAAAATCATCCCAAAACCTTCGTACATTGGATATCAAAGAAACGATCCAATTGATATCCAACTTGAAAGAGAAGGGTGCAAGGGAACTTGTATTTTTAGATCCAACATTCAATCATAGACCTGGTTTTGATTCATTTTTAGATGCGATTGCAGAAGTGAATTCTGATGGCCAAATGACCATGTTTGCAGAGCTTCGATCGGAGGGAGTCACTCCGAAACTTGCCACCAAACTAAGAAAAGCTGGGTTCAATCGAATTGAACTTGGTTTACAATCTGTAAATGAAGAAACACTAAAACGAGTAAAACGTTACGGTAGCCCTCATAAAGTTGCAGAAGTTGCCAAAATGTTGGCAGGGGAAGGGATTGACCTCTTACTTGATTTGATCATTGGTCTTCCTGGTGACACTCCCGACGATGTCGAAAGAGGGATTCACTTTTTCTTGGAACATGGGTTAGGTGAATGGGTGCAGGCCTTTCCACTTTCCGTTTTGCCAGGCACAAGTATGCGTAAAGATGCAATTAGAGAAGGTCTTGTTTATATGCCTACACCTCCTTACCGAATCATCCAAACACCTACATTTAGCCCTGAGGCACTACGTGATTCTGTGTATTTTGCTGAAGATTTATTGGAACGAAGGTTAGATGAATTTCCGAGGCCATTTTTGTGTGATGTGGCACCTAACAAAAAGGATCGATTTGATTGGTATCCGAAAGATAAAAAACAAACAGAGTTTGATTTTTTAGAAACGATAGAACGTGGATCAAGGCACCAAAGTCTTTGGTTCCATACCGATTCCCTTTCGAAAGATCGAATGGAAATTCTGTCGGTCATCGAAAGAAAAATTGAAGCAGAACCATTTTGCACCATCGATTTTGTGATCCCACTGTTGGATGTTCCAAAACCAAATGAAATCTTGGCTTTAGAGAACTTACTCCATTCCAAACGTAATTCTTATTTGGCAAAAACCTTAGAATACCGAGGTGAAAATTTACAACACCGATTGGTTTTTGTGATTCCACACGGAAAAGAATCACTCAGAAATTGGAGGGATTCATTCACAGGGGAAGAATCTTTTTTGGTGTATGAAACCATTGTTCCAGAAACCATTTCCAAAATAGATCCTGATGATTCGTTTTTTTATTTGGTCAGTGGTGATACCATCTCAACAAAAGATTGGGAATTGTTAAAAGAAATGGATCCAGAGACAATCACATTCACAAGTAGAAAGTGGGAAGAAAGATGGTCTATGGAAGTTTTAGGATATGGCGAATTATAA